A stretch of Desulfotalea psychrophila LSv54 DNA encodes these proteins:
- a CDS encoding beta-ketoacyl-[acyl-carrier-protein] synthase family protein, producing the protein MSNNSLAKISVRGYGCVTAAGRSCQSAWQSLLLGRVNNKTLPTFFPAPCFYVDEGETSYQVLNSKREKPHNRTISLALQAIDEALAQAGLSLEELQGKRVGLALGTTVGSTFDDESYYRTWEEGKNPEPGPIHQHLDNNLAAYIQRFLGIHGPRIVITNACASGTDAIGMAKIWLEQGLCDIAIAGGADALSRIACNGFKSLRLISETSCQPFDAERQGLNLGEGAGIFVMEPYSAGKKAPLGFVRGYGVAGDAYHPTAPHPQGRGLQLAIASALKNARLDLNNISMINAHGTGTAVNDQAETQAIYQAGFSPSLPMVSTKGITGHTLGAAGGVEAVFTLMSLNEGHLPGTVGCHSPDPLFAFPIIPEGEERALLGRIGMSQSLAFGGSNSVLILEGGRI; encoded by the coding sequence ATGTCTAACAACTCTTTAGCAAAGATCAGTGTAAGGGGCTATGGCTGTGTAACAGCTGCCGGCCGAAGCTGTCAATCTGCCTGGCAGAGCCTACTGCTAGGACGGGTGAACAATAAGACTCTGCCCACCTTTTTCCCTGCCCCCTGTTTCTATGTCGATGAAGGAGAGACCAGCTACCAGGTACTCAACAGCAAGAGAGAGAAACCACATAACCGGACAATCTCTCTGGCCCTACAGGCCATCGACGAGGCCTTGGCCCAGGCTGGCCTCTCCCTGGAAGAGCTACAGGGAAAACGTGTCGGCCTGGCCTTGGGCACCACCGTTGGCAGCACCTTTGACGATGAATCCTATTACAGGACATGGGAAGAGGGGAAAAATCCCGAACCGGGGCCCATCCATCAACACCTTGACAACAATCTCGCCGCCTATATCCAACGTTTTTTAGGAATACATGGCCCCAGAATCGTCATCACCAATGCCTGTGCCTCCGGAACAGATGCCATTGGCATGGCAAAAATTTGGCTGGAGCAGGGGCTCTGTGATATTGCCATTGCCGGTGGCGCCGATGCCCTCTCCCGAATTGCCTGTAATGGTTTTAAGAGCCTGCGCCTTATCAGCGAGACGAGCTGTCAACCCTTTGATGCAGAGAGGCAGGGGCTTAACCTCGGGGAAGGGGCAGGAATCTTTGTCATGGAGCCTTATTCCGCCGGCAAAAAAGCCCCCTTAGGTTTTGTCAGGGGCTATGGGGTTGCTGGGGACGCCTACCATCCAACGGCCCCCCATCCGCAGGGGAGAGGTCTACAACTGGCCATCGCCTCTGCCCTAAAAAATGCCCGGCTTGATCTAAACAATATCTCCATGATAAATGCTCATGGCACAGGCACTGCAGTAAACGACCAGGCCGAGACCCAGGCTATTTACCAGGCAGGATTTAGCCCCTCCCTACCCATGGTTTCCACCAAGGGCATTACCGGACATACCCTGGGCGCAGCAGGTGGCGTGGAAGCCGTCTTCACCCTTATGTCCTTAAATGAAGGCCATCTTCCAGGGACGGTGGGCTGTCACAGTCCCGATCCTCTATTCGCCTTTCCCATCATCCCCGAGGGAGAGGAGAGGGCTCTGCTGGGCAGGATTGGCATGAGTCAATCGCTGGCCTTTGGTGGTTCTAACAGCGTCCTTATTCTGGAGGGAGGAAGGATATGA
- a CDS encoding phosphopantetheine-binding protein, with protein sequence MEKIKQQLKEILVDDLKIQGIVKEDIDDDGQLFGEGLGLDSLDAVELAFLVEKRFGVTIADMEEGKTVFESINALAKFIAERME encoded by the coding sequence ATGGAGAAAATAAAACAGCAGCTGAAAGAGATCCTGGTAGATGACCTGAAAATCCAAGGCATTGTCAAAGAGGATATTGACGATGATGGACAGCTCTTTGGTGAAGGTCTCGGCCTTGATTCCCTCGATGCTGTTGAATTGGCATTTTTAGTGGAAAAACGTTTCGGCGTAACCATTGCCGATATGGAAGAGGGAAAAACAGTCTTTGAATCGATCAATGCCCTGGCAAAGTTTATTGCCGAGAGGATGGAGTAG
- a CDS encoding lysophospholipid acyltransferase family protein, with translation MIWPRRFLKGLERLGHRFFYLAIRCGGRGGGRLLLGPVILFYMICSRKIHRTLAPYLQRRFPQMGHWKLFWAAYRVVFSFGTVLVDRAWLGICKGAALQEDVVDQTILEDAVKAGKGAVLLMAHVGNWQATLSRLNCLGAKVHVLMDYDAHAVTKHYFELRSGKKPFEIINVNGPFGGMLAAAAALRAGDLVVIMGDRYIGGHSVTANFYNSPVRISTSAYMLAATAAAPVVVLLAANRGGKHFQVRAWDCFYPQYKGRDSRADMLQECAERYLAALESYLQEYPYQWYNFYNFWEQ, from the coding sequence GTGATATGGCCAAGGCGTTTTCTCAAAGGGCTGGAAAGACTCGGCCACCGCTTTTTTTATCTTGCCATTCGCTGTGGAGGTAGGGGGGGAGGACGACTCCTCCTGGGGCCGGTAATCCTCTTCTATATGATCTGTAGTCGAAAAATCCATCGCACCCTCGCCCCCTATCTGCAGAGGCGTTTTCCACAGATGGGCCACTGGAAATTATTTTGGGCCGCCTACAGAGTTGTATTTTCCTTTGGCACTGTCCTGGTTGATCGGGCCTGGCTTGGTATCTGTAAGGGAGCAGCCCTGCAAGAGGATGTCGTTGACCAGACAATACTGGAAGATGCGGTTAAGGCTGGCAAGGGAGCTGTACTGCTTATGGCCCATGTGGGTAATTGGCAGGCAACACTCTCACGGCTGAATTGTCTGGGTGCCAAGGTCCATGTCCTTATGGACTATGATGCCCATGCCGTGACAAAACACTATTTTGAACTACGCTCAGGAAAAAAACCCTTTGAGATTATAAATGTGAACGGCCCCTTCGGAGGGATGCTGGCGGCAGCTGCAGCCCTGAGGGCGGGCGATCTGGTGGTGATAATGGGAGACCGCTATATCGGTGGTCACTCGGTTACGGCAAACTTCTATAATAGCCCTGTACGCATATCAACCTCCGCCTATATGCTAGCCGCCACGGCCGCGGCCCCGGTGGTGGTGTTACTGGCAGCAAACAGAGGGGGAAAACATTTTCAAGTCCGGGCATGGGATTGTTTTTATCCACAGTATAAGGGTCGAGATAGTCGCGCAGATATGTTACAAGAGTGCGCAGAAAGATACCTGGCAGCGCTAGAGTCCTACCTGCAGGAATACCCCTATCAGTGGTATAATTTTTATAATTTTTGGGAGCAATAG
- a CDS encoding DUF2062 domain-containing protein, whose amino-acid sequence MKLDNAKILIVIPLYNHGTSVAAVATRALETGLPVLVVDDGSTDSGLQSLKGQGCATLRLTENRGKGAAIKTGASYALENGYQAIVTVDADGQHSPLEIPLLVAEANRGPWPAIIIGAREMIQDTVPRSSHFGKAFSNFWVRLECGCELADTQSGMRLYPVEEILALDLPHCCYDFEIEVLVKSVWSGLEVRDVPVSVHYPPADERVSHFRKGLDNWRLTKLHTTLVCRRLLPLPHKQLVEGKAKLEPLEDAKHPLRTLKRICQENSSPFWLAVAVFSGLFLGALPLIACHTLAIIYFCCRLHLNKVAAVAASQFCMPPLIPALCIELGHYMLHGEFIYDLSWQRWLLEIPERVWEWLLGSLVVGPVLGLVGASLVYFSSRKFILLRSQKGETP is encoded by the coding sequence ATGAAACTCGATAATGCAAAAATACTGATAGTCATCCCCCTCTATAACCACGGCACAAGCGTGGCGGCGGTAGCTACCAGGGCACTTGAGACAGGCCTGCCTGTACTGGTGGTCGACGATGGCAGTACCGACAGCGGCCTGCAGAGCCTGAAGGGCCAAGGCTGTGCAACTCTGCGACTGACCGAAAACCGTGGCAAGGGAGCGGCCATTAAGACGGGTGCAAGCTATGCTCTGGAAAATGGCTATCAGGCCATTGTCACGGTGGATGCCGATGGCCAGCACAGCCCCCTGGAGATTCCTCTCCTGGTGGCCGAGGCAAACAGGGGGCCGTGGCCGGCTATCATCATTGGCGCTCGCGAGATGATCCAGGATACCGTGCCTCGCTCCAGTCATTTCGGCAAGGCATTTTCTAATTTTTGGGTCCGACTGGAATGCGGCTGCGAACTGGCCGATACCCAGAGCGGCATGCGCCTCTACCCCGTGGAGGAAATCCTGGCCCTTGATCTGCCGCACTGCTGCTATGATTTTGAAATAGAGGTACTGGTGAAATCTGTCTGGAGTGGCCTTGAGGTCCGGGATGTCCCAGTTTCCGTCCACTACCCCCCGGCAGATGAGAGGGTAAGCCACTTTAGAAAGGGACTGGACAACTGGCGACTGACAAAACTGCACACGACCCTTGTTTGCAGGCGTCTCCTGCCCCTGCCCCATAAACAGTTGGTGGAGGGGAAAGCGAAGCTAGAACCCCTGGAGGATGCCAAACATCCTCTGCGCACCCTAAAGAGAATATGTCAGGAGAATTCCTCTCCATTTTGGTTGGCGGTGGCGGTATTCAGCGGCCTCTTCCTCGGCGCCCTGCCTCTTATTGCCTGTCATACCCTTGCCATAATATATTTCTGTTGCCGACTTCACCTCAATAAAGTGGCGGCGGTGGCGGCAAGCCAATTCTGTATGCCCCCCCTGATACCCGCCCTCTGTATTGAATTGGGCCATTATATGCTGCATGGAGAGTTCATCTACGATCTCTCCTGGCAGAGATGGTTGCTGGAAATACCGGAACGAGTCTGGGAGTGGTTACTAGGTTCCCTGGTTGTAGGCCCCGTACTGGGGCTTGTCGGCGCGTCCCTGGTATATTTCTCTTCCCGTAAATTTATCCTCCTCCGCTCCCAAAAAGGTGAAACCCCGTGA
- a CDS encoding lipid biosynthesis B12-binding/radical SAM protein has product MERTLAAVAGSNSLIISVNQVVVPYPVYPLGAACIIGALEGSGHQTRHFDMLADGGLQALEPLLSSARYDFIGLSIRNIDTVDSASPDNYLNGAVAIAKLIRRLQKTFIVIGGPAVSIIPQLLLDLLEADYAVVGEGEEVMTWLAGEIGKKQPPSKKILKFSAIEELIPCSRFMPHIAEYYTRHGGMLNVQTKRGCPYGCSYCSYPTIEGKKIRHYQPEQVVEEVKKLIRDFGGRYIFFTDSVFNDPDDRYLEIAEELIRQEVSIPWCAFFRPQGIGRSEIRLLKRAGLAAAELGTDAATDETLAGIKKGFSFKDVLAAHKIITAEDVSCAHFIMFGGPEENSSTLARGLANIELLKKSVVFAFIGIRILPGTDIHQRAIEDGIIARDQSLLEPTFYYSPQLSRAEMESSILTSFRRDMTRVYPCHKMNLRIASSHKMGFVGPSWDLLLQQGRRR; this is encoded by the coding sequence GTGGAAAGGACGTTAGCAGCTGTTGCCGGTTCAAATAGCTTAATTATCTCTGTAAACCAGGTGGTCGTCCCCTATCCCGTTTACCCCCTTGGGGCGGCCTGCATTATTGGTGCCCTTGAGGGCAGTGGCCACCAGACCAGACACTTTGATATGCTTGCCGATGGCGGCTTGCAGGCCCTTGAGCCCCTGCTCTCCTCGGCAAGATATGACTTTATAGGTCTGTCCATTCGTAATATCGATACCGTTGACAGCGCCTCACCCGACAACTATCTCAACGGTGCCGTCGCCATTGCCAAGCTGATTCGCCGTCTGCAAAAGACATTTATTGTCATCGGTGGCCCGGCTGTCTCCATCATACCCCAGCTCCTGCTCGATCTGTTAGAGGCGGACTATGCCGTGGTCGGTGAGGGTGAAGAGGTCATGACCTGGCTTGCCGGAGAAATTGGCAAGAAACAGCCGCCCAGCAAAAAGATCCTCAAATTTTCCGCCATAGAAGAGCTGATACCCTGCAGCAGGTTTATGCCCCATATCGCCGAGTACTACACCCGGCACGGAGGCATGCTCAATGTGCAGACAAAACGGGGTTGCCCCTATGGTTGCAGCTACTGCTCATATCCGACAATAGAGGGGAAAAAGATTCGCCACTATCAGCCAGAGCAGGTGGTGGAAGAGGTTAAAAAACTGATCCGGGACTTTGGGGGCCGCTATATCTTTTTTACCGACAGTGTCTTTAACGATCCAGACGACAGGTATCTGGAAATAGCAGAAGAGCTTATTCGCCAGGAGGTTTCCATCCCCTGGTGCGCCTTTTTCCGCCCCCAAGGGATTGGTCGTAGTGAGATAAGGTTGTTGAAGCGGGCCGGTCTTGCTGCGGCAGAGCTGGGCACCGATGCGGCAACGGATGAAACTCTGGCGGGTATAAAAAAGGGCTTTTCCTTCAAGGATGTTCTGGCGGCCCACAAGATAATCACTGCAGAGGATGTTTCCTGCGCCCATTTTATTATGTTTGGCGGCCCCGAAGAAAACAGCTCTACCCTGGCCCGCGGCCTGGCCAATATAGAGCTCCTTAAAAAAAGTGTGGTCTTTGCCTTTATTGGCATTCGTATCCTGCCAGGCACAGATATCCATCAGCGGGCCATCGAGGATGGTATTATTGCCAGAGATCAGTCTCTGCTTGAGCCTACATTCTACTACTCGCCCCAGCTGAGCCGGGCAGAAATGGAGAGCAGTATCCTCACCTCCTTTCGAAGAGATATGACGCGGGTCTACCCCTGTCACAAGATGAACCTTCGTATTGCCTCTTCCCATAAGATGGGATTTGTTGGTCCCTCCTGGGATCTCCTTTTGCAACAGGGCCGTCGCAGATGA
- a CDS encoding beta-ketoacyl synthase N-terminal-like domain-containing protein produces MIPLEIKKGLLAAQADEQVKGLLGSIPPRWGRMSPLSRLLIVELAQLLQEQDLLMPGERLDGKGLNVGLIGASRRGSLFTDRAFVDSMDENSTLASPALFGYTLANIPLAEAALTFGLTGPVYALFADGQPLPTAKKEAQLLLQMQAGIDMMFACEFDHYLDGSEEHFLVEMKLLAA; encoded by the coding sequence ATGATCCCGCTAGAGATAAAAAAAGGTTTATTGGCAGCACAGGCAGACGAGCAGGTAAAGGGGCTACTGGGCAGCATCCCTCCTCGTTGGGGCAGAATGTCTCCTCTCAGCCGCCTGCTGATTGTTGAACTTGCCCAGCTATTGCAGGAACAAGATCTGCTCATGCCAGGAGAGCGACTGGACGGCAAGGGGCTGAACGTCGGTCTTATTGGTGCCAGCCGCCGAGGCTCTCTCTTTACCGATCGGGCCTTTGTCGATTCCATGGATGAGAATTCTACCCTGGCAAGCCCCGCCCTCTTTGGCTATACCCTGGCAAACATTCCCCTGGCCGAGGCGGCCCTGACCTTCGGCCTTACGGGCCCCGTATATGCCCTCTTTGCAGATGGACAGCCCCTGCCAACTGCCAAGAAGGAGGCCCAACTCCTGTTGCAGATGCAGGCGGGTATAGATATGATGTTTGCCTGTGAGTTTGATCACTATCTGGATGGAAGCGAAGAACACTTTTTGGTGGAGATGAAACTTCTAGCTGCCTAA
- a CDS encoding radical SAM/SPASM domain-containing protein, with protein sequence MACLSEQLGMEFSPEEIAKCRARGGLLSLELELSRICDLRCVYCYAASGVPLKNELTLVEIKDIIDQAIGLGAQKIIVLGGGEPLLYPHLFEVIEYIRNKGLAVDLFTNGLSLSSDVAIRLQKLEVDVVLKMNSKIPEVQDYLAGRVGTHQAIEKAFKALTDAGYPGENCALGIETIICQQNFDELPDLWRWARYQGISPYVEAMTMQGRATEHNDLAVEPEQVERLFKELSRIDSEEFSCNWIAHPPLAASHCARHEYSCTVTSIGEVQPCPGVNIRAGSIRSQSLAEIISQAPVFQDLRQIRSKIKGRCASCDLSEVCYGCRGHAYQVSGDYLAEDPLCWLNRAEDAKKI encoded by the coding sequence ATGGCATGTTTAAGTGAACAGTTGGGAATGGAGTTTAGTCCGGAAGAGATAGCAAAGTGTCGCGCGCGGGGTGGACTGCTCTCCCTGGAGCTGGAGCTCTCACGTATTTGTGATTTACGCTGCGTCTACTGTTATGCCGCCTCCGGTGTGCCTCTAAAAAATGAGCTCACTCTGGTAGAGATAAAAGATATTATCGACCAGGCCATAGGACTCGGCGCACAAAAGATAATTGTTCTCGGTGGTGGTGAGCCCCTCCTCTACCCCCATCTTTTTGAAGTCATAGAGTATATTCGAAATAAAGGGCTGGCCGTCGATCTCTTCACCAACGGCCTGAGCCTGAGCTCCGATGTTGCCATCCGCCTGCAGAAGCTGGAGGTTGATGTTGTCCTGAAGATGAACAGTAAGATTCCGGAAGTACAGGATTATCTAGCCGGGAGAGTGGGTACCCACCAGGCAATTGAAAAGGCCTTTAAGGCCCTTACTGATGCAGGTTATCCGGGTGAAAACTGTGCCCTGGGCATAGAGACCATCATCTGTCAGCAAAATTTTGATGAGCTACCGGACCTTTGGCGCTGGGCACGTTACCAGGGCATTTCCCCATATGTAGAGGCCATGACCATGCAGGGTCGGGCCACCGAGCACAACGACTTAGCAGTCGAGCCTGAGCAGGTGGAGCGTCTCTTTAAGGAGCTCTCCCGAATTGACAGTGAAGAGTTTTCCTGCAACTGGATTGCCCATCCTCCTCTGGCCGCCTCTCACTGTGCCCGTCATGAATATTCCTGTACGGTCACCTCCATAGGCGAGGTACAGCCCTGTCCGGGAGTGAATATCAGGGCAGGATCTATCCGCAGTCAATCTCTGGCAGAGATCATTAGCCAGGCCCCGGTTTTTCAGGATCTCCGCCAGATACGCTCGAAGATCAAGGGACGTTGCGCCAGCTGTGATCTCAGTGAGGTCTGCTATGGCTGCCGTGGTCATGCCTACCAGGTTTCCGGGGACTATCTGGCAGAAGATCCACTCTGTTGGCTGAACCGAGCTGAGGATGCAAAGAAAATATGA
- a CDS encoding phenylacetate--CoA ligase family protein, producing MLADKYNIEQAISLRRAPLAQIEEVQLVLLKRHLLHALSIPFYKKALGIGKKEIEALSSVAELSQLPFTTREQLDSHADAFGLRNERAFRDIALTSGTTGNAVVVPYTEADLKRLAFNEAMAFYGAGVRPEDRVLLTVTLDRCFVAGLAYYSGITFLGASAIRSGPGQPARQWHTINTLKPKIIVGVPTFLRDLGQWALAEGIDPATSSIKSIITIGESVRQPDHGLTPLGAQLHDLWQADLYSSYGATEFETAFSECTMARGGHVHPELMLVEVVDDHGRVVADGVSGEVVVTPLGIEGFPLVRLKTGDISRLENSPCACGWNTKRLGPVEGRLAQRLKYKGTTLYPETIFNILQKVEAVSGAYVEVRTGADGIDDVHVVVGCDDKALDKKFEEMLQAQLRVKPTLTVLPPEQVKATMTADGGRKPRKFFDYR from the coding sequence ATGTTGGCAGATAAGTACAATATCGAGCAGGCTATTTCTCTTCGCAGGGCCCCTCTGGCGCAAATTGAAGAGGTACAACTGGTACTGCTCAAGAGACATCTGCTCCATGCCCTCAGCATACCCTTTTACAAAAAGGCGTTGGGCATAGGGAAAAAAGAGATAGAGGCTCTAAGCTCTGTTGCAGAGCTCTCCCAACTCCCCTTCACGACCAGAGAACAGCTGGACAGTCATGCTGACGCATTTGGTTTGCGTAATGAAAGGGCCTTTCGTGATATTGCCCTGACATCGGGAACCACGGGTAATGCGGTTGTGGTCCCCTATACCGAAGCAGATCTGAAACGACTGGCCTTTAACGAGGCAATGGCCTTTTATGGCGCGGGAGTTCGACCTGAGGACAGGGTACTACTAACGGTAACTCTGGACAGGTGTTTTGTAGCAGGACTTGCCTACTACTCCGGCATAACCTTTCTGGGCGCCTCGGCAATTCGCAGCGGCCCCGGCCAACCGGCTCGTCAGTGGCACACCATAAACACCCTAAAGCCCAAGATCATTGTCGGGGTACCCACATTTTTACGCGATCTCGGCCAGTGGGCCTTGGCGGAAGGAATAGACCCTGCCACCTCTTCGATTAAGAGCATTATCACCATAGGTGAATCTGTGCGGCAACCGGATCACGGTCTCACCCCACTTGGCGCTCAACTACATGATCTCTGGCAAGCAGACCTCTACTCTTCTTACGGGGCAACAGAGTTTGAAACTGCCTTTAGCGAATGCACCATGGCCCGGGGCGGACATGTCCACCCTGAGCTGATGTTGGTCGAGGTGGTGGATGATCATGGCAGGGTGGTAGCCGATGGCGTTTCTGGCGAGGTGGTGGTAACACCTCTGGGCATCGAGGGATTCCCCCTGGTCCGCCTTAAAACTGGTGATATCAGTCGATTGGAAAACTCCCCATGTGCCTGTGGCTGGAACACCAAACGACTGGGCCCCGTGGAGGGACGTCTGGCTCAGCGACTGAAATATAAGGGGACAACCCTTTATCCTGAAACAATCTTCAATATTCTGCAGAAGGTTGAGGCCGTTTCTGGAGCATACGTTGAGGTACGTACAGGTGCCGATGGAATTGATGATGTCCATGTAGTGGTTGGCTGTGATGATAAGGCGCTGGACAAAAAATTTGAGGAGATGCTCCAGGCACAGCTGCGGGTAAAACCTACCCTGACGGTGCTTCCTCCCGAACAGGTTAAGGCCACCATGACGGCGGATGGTGGACGAAAACCAAGAAAGTTTTTTGATTATAGGTAA
- a CDS encoding lysophospholipid acyltransferase family protein, whose product MILLQKILWNCYFFMAFTVVTAIAVIISPLTILLCVTVNSVSIGSALRRGICLYGWILVCKIPFWAPVEVIYRTKSLPPASIFVANHNSAIDPYLFGAIPVESGFVTSWPFKIPLYSFFMKIAGYANAEKGWAEILSKSQKMLDDGCYVTIWPEGHRSRNRQLARFKTGAFTLAQETNRPIIPVCILGSADILAPGKRLLSCGRVKLVVLEPVYPEKSGGRDDVQRMRRYVQEQIETTLREYGHFS is encoded by the coding sequence ATGATCCTTTTGCAAAAAATATTGTGGAACTGCTATTTTTTTATGGCCTTCACCGTGGTCACAGCCATTGCAGTCATCATATCCCCCCTTACTATCCTGCTCTGCGTAACAGTTAATTCTGTAAGCATCGGCTCTGCTCTGCGCCGGGGAATCTGTCTTTACGGTTGGATCTTGGTCTGCAAAATACCCTTCTGGGCACCCGTTGAGGTTATTTACCGGACAAAGAGCTTACCACCGGCCTCAATTTTTGTTGCGAACCACAATTCGGCCATAGATCCCTATCTTTTTGGAGCTATCCCTGTAGAGAGTGGTTTTGTCACCTCCTGGCCCTTCAAAATCCCCCTGTATAGCTTTTTTATGAAAATTGCCGGCTATGCAAATGCCGAAAAGGGTTGGGCTGAGATTTTAAGTAAAAGCCAGAAGATGCTTGATGATGGATGCTATGTAACTATCTGGCCCGAGGGACATCGTTCCCGCAATCGACAGTTGGCCCGGTTTAAAACGGGGGCATTTACCCTGGCTCAGGAGACCAACAGACCCATCATTCCCGTATGTATCCTGGGATCAGCAGATATCCTCGCCCCGGGAAAACGACTACTGTCGTGCGGCAGGGTAAAGTTGGTGGTACTTGAACCTGTCTATCCAGAGAAAAGTGGTGGTCGAGATGATGTTCAGCGCATGCGTCGTTATGTCCAAGAGCAAATAGAGACCACTCTCCGGGAATATGGCCATTTTAGTTGA
- a CDS encoding acyl carrier protein codes for MTDKEVFQTVVDVLAEEFELNREEMTPEASLYEELGLDSLDAVDMVIVLEKTFGLKLADEKEIRSIWTLKDLAEFIVKKKAGQTAA; via the coding sequence ATGACAGATAAAGAAGTTTTTCAAACAGTCGTTGATGTACTTGCAGAAGAGTTTGAACTCAACCGGGAAGAGATGACTCCGGAGGCATCCCTCTATGAGGAGCTTGGGCTTGATAGTCTTGATGCCGTTGATATGGTTATCGTTTTAGAAAAAACATTTGGCCTGAAACTTGCTGATGAAAAAGAGATCCGCTCCATCTGGACCCTGAAGGATTTGGCAGAATTTATTGTTAAGAAAAAGGCGGGCCAGACAGCTGCATGA
- a CDS encoding beta-ketoacyl-[acyl-carrier-protein] synthase family protein has product MNKRVVITGRGAVSPFGLGVPTLLENLWQGCSAIRSIPEWQDVAGLGSHLAAPVPDFDLKILPRIQRRTMGKMAMFATIASQEAVADSGIDKECLSSGDIGVAIGSTTGSPAAYETFYLQYLVNSSLQGIKSGEFFKSMGHSCAANVSLTLGIKGEQWGPASACTSSSQAIGLGYILIKAGRQQAMLCGGAEETHPSVTGVFDLLGAASRRHQEPESSCRPFAKDRDGVVCGGGSGVLVLEELASAQARGAKIYGEIVGFGNVTDSGHIANPDTHSMQRAMSRAMSEAGIIAADIDYVNAHATGTELGDIAEARAIASVLGPLIPVSSFKGHLGHTLGASGALEIIAVLEMMQRQEIIPTRNLSLADPRCNGISLIREKSSAFLKTILKNNFALGGVNTSLAIRNDIYP; this is encoded by the coding sequence GTGAATAAACGGGTCGTTATAACTGGCAGAGGCGCAGTCTCTCCCTTTGGTTTGGGTGTACCTACTCTACTGGAAAATCTCTGGCAGGGATGTTCCGCCATTCGCTCTATTCCGGAATGGCAGGACGTAGCAGGCCTTGGAAGTCATCTGGCTGCTCCGGTACCAGATTTTGATCTGAAAATATTACCCCGCATACAACGTCGTACCATGGGAAAAATGGCCATGTTTGCCACCATCGCCTCCCAAGAAGCGGTGGCCGACAGTGGCATAGACAAAGAGTGCCTCTCCTCGGGTGATATAGGTGTTGCCATCGGCTCAACCACCGGTAGCCCTGCGGCCTATGAAACTTTTTACTTACAGTATCTGGTCAACAGCTCACTGCAGGGAATCAAGTCAGGGGAATTTTTTAAGTCCATGGGTCACTCCTGCGCGGCAAACGTCAGCCTTACCCTGGGGATAAAGGGAGAACAGTGGGGCCCTGCGAGTGCCTGCACCTCCTCCTCTCAGGCCATAGGCTTGGGTTATATCCTCATTAAAGCGGGAAGACAGCAGGCAATGCTCTGTGGCGGAGCCGAAGAGACGCATCCATCGGTGACCGGTGTTTTTGATCTATTAGGCGCAGCCTCTCGTCGGCATCAGGAGCCGGAATCTTCCTGTCGCCCCTTTGCCAAAGACCGGGATGGGGTAGTTTGTGGTGGAGGAAGTGGTGTTTTAGTGTTAGAAGAGTTGGCCTCAGCCCAGGCACGGGGGGCGAAAATATATGGAGAGATAGTAGGCTTTGGTAATGTCACCGATAGTGGCCATATTGCTAACCCCGATACCCACTCCATGCAAAGGGCCATGAGCAGAGCAATGTCGGAGGCAGGGATCATTGCCGCAGATATTGATTATGTCAACGCCCATGCAACGGGAACTGAGCTTGGTGATATTGCCGAGGCTAGAGCCATCGCCAGCGTCCTTGGCCCCCTGATCCCGGTAAGTTCTTTTAAGGGACATTTAGGCCATACCCTCGGTGCCTCCGGAGCCCTGGAGATAATAGCTGTACTGGAAATGATGCAGCGTCAGGAGATCATCCCTACCCGAAATTTATCCCTGGCTGATCCCCGTTGCAATGGTATTTCGCTAATCAGAGAGAAGAGTTCCGCTTTTTTGAAAACTATATTAAAAAACAATTTTGCCCTTGGAGGTGTAAATACCTCGCTGGCAATAAGAAATGACATATACCCATGA